A part of Thalassophryne amazonica chromosome 3, fThaAma1.1, whole genome shotgun sequence genomic DNA contains:
- the cstf1 gene encoding cleavage stimulation factor subunit 1 produces the protein MFRPKPTLKDRQHLYKLMISQLLYDGFTNIANSLINEVKPHSVVSPSEQLMHLAKIGMENDDSAVQYAIGRSDTVAPGVGIDLEFDADVQTMSPEASEYETCYVTSHKGPCRVATYSRDGQLIATGSADASIKILDTERMLAKSAMPIEVMMNETAQQNMENHPVIRTLYDHVDEVTCLAFHPSEQLLASGSRDYTLKLFDYSKPSAKRAYKYIQEAEMLRSISFHPSGDFLLVGTQHPTLRLYDINTFQCFVSCNPLDQHTDTISGVSYNPTANSYVSCSKDGSIKLWDGVSNRCVTTFEKAHDGAEVCSAIFSKNSKYILSSGKDSVVKLWEISTGRTLVKYTGAGLSGRQMHRTQGVFNHTEDYVLLPDERTISLCCWDSRTAERKNLLSLGHNNIVRCIVHSPTNPGFMTCSDDFRARFWYRRTTTD, from the exons ATGTTTCGTCCCAAGCCGACGCTGAAGGACCGACAGCACCTCTACAAGCTGATGATCAGCCAGCTGCTCTACGACGGCTTCACGAACATCGCCAACAGTCTGATCAATGAGGTCAAACCGCACAGTGTCGTGTCGCCCTCTGAGCAGCTCATGCATCTGGCTAAGATCG ggATGGAGAATGACGACAGCGCGGTGCAATATGCCATTGGTCGGTCAGATACAGTGGCACCTGGAGTAGGCATTGATCTGGAatttgatgctgacgtgcagaccATGTCTCCAGAGGCGTCAGAGTATGAGACCTGCTATGTTACCTCCCATAAAGGTCCGTGCCGCGTGGCCACCTACAGCCGTGATGGCCAGCTGATTGCCACTGGCTCTGCAGATGCTTCAATCAAGATCTTGGATACCGAGCGCATGCTTGCCAAGAGCGCCATGCCCATTGAG GTAATGATGAATGAGACGGCGCAGCAAAACATGGAGAATCACCCCGTGATTCGGACGCTATATGACCATGTCGATGAAGTCACCTGCCTCGCCTTCCATCCATCTGAACAGCTTCTAGCTTCGGGCTCCCGGGATTACACCCTCAAACTGTTTGACTACTCAAAGCCCTCTGCAAAAAGAGCATATAAATACATACAG GAAGCAGAAATGTTGCGTTCCATCTCCTTCCACCCATCAGGCGACTTCCTACTAGTGGGAACGCAGCACCCCACCCTGCGCCTTTATGACATAAACACCTTCCAGTGTTTTGTGTCCTGTAACCCGTTGGACCAGCACACAGACACCATCAGTGGCGTCAGCTACAACCCCACTGCCAACAGCTACGTCTCCTGCAGCAAGGATGGCAGCATCAAGCTCTGGGATGGCGTTTCCAATCGCTGCGTCACCACCTTCGAGAAGGCTCACGATGGAGCTGAAGTCTGCTCGGCTATCTTCTCCAAAAACTCAAAGTACATCCTGTCCAGTGGCAAAGACTCTGTGGTCAAACTGTGGGAAATCTCAACGGGCCGGACGCTGGTCAAGTACACAG GGGCGGGGCTGAGTGGCCGTCAGATGCACCGTACACAGGGAGTGTTCAACCACACCGAGGACTACGTGCTGCTGCCTGACGAGCGCACCATCAGCCTGTGCTGCTGGGACTCGCGCACCGCCGAGAGGAAGAACTTGCTCTCACTAGGTCACAACAACATTGTGCGCTGCATCGTACACTCGCCCACCAATCCCGGCTTCATGACCTGCAGCGACGACTTCAGGGCCCGCTTCTGGTACCGCCGCACCACCACAGACTGA